TGCCGATGTCCACGCCGAGGAACGCCTCGCGTTGCGCCGGGATCCAGGCCATGAGGCCACCGAGGTCGCGCAGGCCCAGGAAGTGCAGCTTGTCGATCGCCGACAGGGGAACGTCCAGCGCGGTGAGGTGCGCCAGGGGCGTGAGCTTCAGGAACGCCTGCTCCGCTGAACCGCTGGTGTGGGCTTCTTTGACTTTGCCCGGCTGCGTTCTCAGTGCCGCCAGGTGGGCCAGTTCCTTTGAGGTAGCCAGACCTACGGGGGCGTGCAGCGCGGCGGCGAGATCCCGCGCGCCGGAAGGTGAGAGGGTCAGGAACGCCACGCCCGCTCTCCCCCCGTCGACGCGGTCACTGAAGCGGGCGTACAGCTGCTCCAGCAGTTCTTCCCAGATCGCCTCTGCCTCGGGCGCAGGGACGACCTCGGCGTGCAGGTCGGGGCAGCGGGACAGGGCCGCCGTTTCGCGCATCCCCACGGTGACGCCCGCCTGGGTGGCCAGCGGGCAGGTCTGAAGGACGCGCCGACCCTCGCTGAGAACCGCGACGGGGACGCCCGGGTGCTGGCGGCGGACGTGTGCCAGCGGCCAGGGGGCGAGCAGGACGCAGGCGGTGAGACTCGGCGTGCGCCCGGCCACGGTCAGACCCTCCGCGTCAGGGGGCGGGGGCCGGCGAGGCCCAGACGGGCAACCATCCGCCCCTGGATGTGCACGTCAGCGGCGGGGTAGGTGCGGCGGGGGTGGTCGGGGTTCTCGCTGATCAGGACGGCCTCGTCGCCGAACACGTACACGCGCTTGAGCGTGGCGGCGTTCTCGCCGGGGATCAGAACCACTGCGACTTCGCCGTCGAGCACTTCTAGGGTGGGCCGGACGAGCACGTAGTCGCCGTCCATGACGCCGATGCCGGTCATGGAATCGCCCCGAACCTGCAGGAGGAAGTCGCCGTCCTTGACGCCGAGGAGCTGGTCGAGGCTGGGGGTGTGGTGATCGGGGGTCTGCTCGGCCAGGATCGGGGCGCCCGCAGCAATTTGCCCGTAGATGGGAATGCCGTCCTGGATGGCAGTGCGGGCTCGTTCGGTGAGGATCAGTCGGCCCCGGGCGCCGGTGCGGTCGATCAGGCCGAGTTCGGCCAGGGCTTTGAGG
This sequence is a window from Deinococcus grandis. Protein-coding genes within it:
- the lexA gene encoding transcriptional repressor LexA, which encodes MPPRLTQLRLNLLRLIARLTRDQGGPPSAAELARAAHLTEATISFHLKALAELGLIDRTGARGRLILTERARTAIQDGIPIYGQIAAGAPILAEQTPDHHTPSLDQLLGVKDGDFLLQVRGDSMTGIGVMDGDYVLVRPTLEVLDGEVAVVLIPGENAATLKRVYVFGDEAVLISENPDHPRRTYPAADVHIQGRMVARLGLAGPRPLTRRV
- a CDS encoding DNA polymerase Y subunit UmuC family protein; this encodes MAGRTPSLTACVLLAPWPLAHVRRQHPGVPVAVLSEGRRVLQTCPLATQAGVTVGMRETAALSRCPDLHAEVVPAPEAEAIWEELLEQLYARFSDRVDGGRAGVAFLTLSPSGARDLAAALHAPVGLATSKELAHLAALRTQPGKVKEAHTSGSAEQAFLKLTPLAHLTALDVPLSAIDKLHFLGLRDLGGLMAWIPAQREAFLGVDIGRKLNRFLKGERTAAVERYRPGQVLGASLAFDLPLTEPAQVDAALRDLMPSLLTELRGRLAAALTVHADTIGGRLSGTRLLKWPLDEVALVRVAGLALQDASALSLGIDQLTVQLGGLAQPARMVGLWAGLAELDVTKTVLARFPDALVRVEWLDPWAYATDAQYAWVDWVTGQVRPRDMTPRQSWRPNPAARREQAVQRVLAFFEGEA